A genomic region of Longimicrobiales bacterium contains the following coding sequences:
- a CDS encoding DUF3568 family protein, with translation MNGFSRTARAVLVVLLLPLAVACSRTTAAVASAGAAAAAAIAYSDRGATSNVDVSVVRLANATERAFRDMGIALTERKTEDDGIELKGAEGDWKIVVDIERDADDPLTSVEVTVSKDQVNYEKSRAEEILRAILNRA, from the coding sequence ATGAACGGATTCTCACGCACCGCGCGCGCGGTGCTCGTAGTGCTGCTGCTCCCGCTGGCAGTGGCGTGTTCGCGGACGACGGCCGCAGTGGCGAGTGCCGGCGCGGCAGCCGCGGCGGCGATCGCGTACAGTGATCGCGGCGCGACGTCGAACGTGGACGTGAGCGTAGTGCGACTGGCGAACGCGACTGAGCGGGCATTCCGAGACATGGGCATCGCGCTGACGGAGCGGAAGACGGAGGACGACGGGATCGAGCTGAAGGGGGCGGAGGGTGACTGGAAGATCGTCGTGGACATCGAGCGCGATGCCGACGATCCGCTGACGAGTGTGGAAGTCACCGTCAGCAAGGACCAGGTGAACTACGAGAAGAGCAGGGCCGAAGAGATCCTGCGCGCGATTCTGAACCGCGCGTAA
- a CDS encoding LLM class flavin-dependent oxidoreductase has translation MEIGIYSFVERTPDPDTGELVSAGQRMRDLLEEVVLAEQVGLDVFGIGEHHRPDYVVSAPAVVLAAAAALTKRIRLTSAVTVLSSDDPVRVFQDFATLDLLSDGRAEIMAGRGSFIESFPLFGYDLEDYGELFSEKLDLLLALRADERVTWSGRHRAALTDLAVYPRPIQEPLPVWVAVGGTPQSVVRAAGLGLPMALAIIGGQPERFVPFVELYRSTARDAGHDPATLSISINSHGYIADDSRQAADDAFPPYALTMGRIGRERGWPPPTRQQFEAERSPRGALLVGSPQQVIDKILFEHELFGHDRFLMQMSVGTMPHEKIMRSIELFGTVVAPAVRRALTP, from the coding sequence GTGGAGATCGGCATCTATTCATTCGTGGAGCGCACGCCTGATCCGGACACGGGCGAGCTGGTGAGCGCCGGCCAGCGGATGCGGGACCTGCTGGAAGAGGTCGTGCTGGCGGAGCAGGTGGGCCTGGACGTATTCGGCATTGGGGAGCACCATCGCCCGGACTACGTCGTCTCGGCTCCCGCGGTGGTGCTGGCCGCGGCGGCCGCATTGACGAAACGCATCCGGCTGACGAGCGCGGTGACAGTCCTCAGCTCGGACGATCCGGTGCGGGTTTTCCAGGATTTCGCGACGCTCGACCTCCTGTCGGACGGGCGCGCCGAGATCATGGCCGGTCGCGGCTCGTTCATCGAGTCGTTCCCACTGTTCGGCTACGATCTGGAGGACTACGGCGAGCTCTTCTCGGAGAAGCTCGACCTGCTGCTCGCCCTGCGCGCCGACGAGCGCGTGACGTGGTCCGGCCGGCACCGGGCCGCGCTCACGGACCTGGCAGTCTATCCGCGGCCGATCCAGGAACCGCTACCGGTATGGGTCGCGGTCGGCGGCACGCCGCAGTCCGTGGTGCGCGCGGCGGGACTGGGGCTGCCCATGGCGCTCGCCATCATCGGCGGCCAGCCGGAGCGGTTCGTGCCCTTCGTCGAACTGTACCGCAGCACCGCGCGCGACGCAGGTCACGATCCGGCGACACTCTCCATCAGCATCAACTCGCACGGCTACATCGCCGACGACTCACGGCAGGCCGCCGACGACGCGTTTCCGCCCTATGCCCTCACAATGGGGAGAATCGGACGCGAGCGCGGGTGGCCGCCGCCGACGCGTCAGCAGTTCGAGGCGGAACGTTCGCCGCGCGGTGCGCTGCTCGTGGGCAGTCCGCAACAGGTCATCGACAAGATTCTGTTCGAGCACGAGCTGTTCGGCCATGACCGCTTCCTCATGCAGATGAGCGTCGGCACGATGCCGCACGAGAAGATCATGCGTTCCATCGAGCTGTTCGGCACCGTGGTCGCGCCGGCCGTGCGTCGCGCTTTGACACCGTGA
- a CDS encoding TspO/MBR family protein: MGKARQLLGWALWTGASLAAGMVGNLLSNVAESQFYQQLARPDWAPPPSVFGPVWITLYIMMGTAAWLVWRARGFDGARGALVLFLVHLVFNAAWTGIFFGLEAPGLALAEILVLWAMIVALVVMFWRVRVLAGLLLVPYLLWVTFATALTYALWRMNPGL, translated from the coding sequence ATGGGCAAGGCTCGACAGCTGCTCGGCTGGGCCCTGTGGACGGGCGCCAGCCTTGCGGCCGGCATGGTGGGCAATCTCCTCAGCAACGTGGCGGAATCGCAGTTCTATCAACAGCTCGCCAGGCCCGACTGGGCGCCGCCACCATCGGTGTTCGGTCCCGTCTGGATCACGCTCTACATCATGATGGGCACCGCCGCGTGGCTCGTGTGGCGCGCGCGCGGCTTCGACGGAGCGCGCGGCGCACTGGTCCTCTTTCTCGTTCACCTCGTGTTCAACGCGGCTTGGACGGGCATCTTCTTCGGTCTCGAAGCGCCCGGCCTCGCACTGGCGGAAATTCTGGTGTTGTGGGCGATGATCGTCGCGCTGGTCGTGATGTTCTGGCGCGTGCGCGTGCTCGCCGGCCTGCTGCTCGTGCCATACCTGCTGTGGGTCACGTTCGCCACCGCGCTGACATATGCGCTGTGGCGCATGAATCCGGGGCTGTGA